One genomic segment of Salmo trutta chromosome 8, fSalTru1.1, whole genome shotgun sequence includes these proteins:
- the LOC115198216 gene encoding tetraspanin-5-like — protein MSGKQFKGHEVSCCIKYFIFGFNIIFWLLGVAFLGIGLWAWNEKGVLSNISSITDLGGFDPVWLFLVTGGVMFILGFAGCIGALRENTFLLKFFSVFLGIIFFLELTAGVLAFTFKDWIKDQLNFFINNNIRAYRDDIDLQNLIDFTQEYWDCCGAFGADDWNLNIYFNCTDTNPSREKCGVPFSCCTKDPAEDVINTQCGYDVRAKADIEQKTYIHVKGCVPQFEKWLQDNLTVVAGIFIGVALLQIFGICLAQNLVSDIEAVRASCLFT, from the exons TTGCTCGGTGTGGCCTTCCTGGGGATTGGACTATGGGCCTGGAATGAGAAG ggtGTTCTCTCCAACATCTCGTCCATCACAGACCTGGGGGGCTTTGACCCCGTCTGGCTCTTCTTGGTGACGGGAGGGGTCATGTTCATCCTGGGGTTTGCCGGGTGCATCGGAGCGCTGAGGGAAAACACCTTCCTGCTCAAGTTT TTTTCTGTGTTCCTGGGGATCATCTTCTTCCTGGAGCTGACAGCTGGAGTGTTGGCCTTCACCTTCAAGGACTGGATCAAGGACCAGCTCAACTTCTTCATCAATAACAACATCCGGGCGTACCGTGATGACATCGACCTCCAGAACCTCATAGACTTCACTCAGGAATAT TGGGATTGTTGCGGCGCATTCGGAGCGGACGACTGGAACCTCAACATCTATTTTAACTGCACGGACACCAACCCCAGCCGGGAGAAATGTGGGGTCCCCTTCTCCTGCTGCACCAAGGACCCTGCG GAGGATGTGATAAACACGCAGTGTGGCTATGACGTACGAGCCAAAGCT GACATAGAGCAGAAGACCTACATCCATGTGAAAGGCTGTGTGCCACAGTTTGAGAAGTGGTTACAGGACAACTTGACGGTAGTGGCTGGGATCTTCATAGGAGTTGCGTTGTTACAG ATATTTGGAATATGCTTGGCACAAAACTTAGTTAGTGACATCGAAGCTGTGAGAGCAAGCTG TTTATTTACCTGA